The following proteins come from a genomic window of Thermoproteus sp.:
- the narH gene encoding nitrate reductase subunit beta, translating into MRVRAHISMAMNLDKCIGCHTCSITCKNTWTNRRGAEYMWWNNVETRPGVGYPKLWEDQNKWRGGWELKDGELRLRIGGRVSRLLRIFYNPYLPTIDDYYEPWTYDYEKLVEAEGGAEQPVAKPYSQITKRAIEIKWGPNWDDDLAGSPDIASLDPNLEKEIQLEFERVFMFYLPRICNHCLNAPCVAACPSGAIYKREEDGIVLVDQGRCRGWRFCVSACPYKKVYFNWATHKAEKCTFCYPRIENGLPTVCSETCVGRIRYIGVLLYDADAVKKAASEPDPKRLVEAQLSVILDPEDPEVVEKAREAGIWDDWIDAAKRSPVYKLFKKWRVAFPLHPEYRTLPMVFYVPPLSPVLRLVEGELGEAAPEDVFPKIDNLRVPIRYLASMFAAGNEELIRTALKKLLAVRIYMRSVELGSPNADALKEVGLSESDAKEMYRLLAIAKYEERYVIPKAHKESAVDPYSKQGICGYEQFGEAVPELRTSVRIRLKK; encoded by the coding sequence ATGAGGGTCCGCGCCCACATCTCGATGGCGATGAATTTAGATAAATGTATAGGTTGCCATACATGTAGCATCACGTGCAAGAACACTTGGACCAATAGGCGCGGCGCCGAGTACATGTGGTGGAACAACGTGGAGACCAGGCCCGGCGTGGGCTACCCGAAGCTCTGGGAGGACCAGAACAAATGGAGGGGCGGCTGGGAGCTAAAAGACGGCGAGTTGAGGTTGAGGATAGGCGGGAGGGTCTCGAGGCTGCTCCGCATATTCTACAACCCCTATCTGCCCACCATAGACGACTACTACGAGCCCTGGACCTACGACTACGAGAAGCTCGTAGAGGCCGAAGGCGGCGCCGAGCAGCCTGTAGCCAAGCCCTATTCGCAAATAACCAAGAGGGCCATCGAGATCAAGTGGGGCCCCAATTGGGACGACGACCTGGCTGGATCTCCCGACATAGCTTCGCTCGACCCCAACTTGGAGAAGGAGATACAGCTGGAGTTCGAACGGGTCTTCATGTTCTATCTGCCGAGGATATGCAACCACTGCCTCAACGCCCCCTGCGTGGCCGCATGTCCCTCCGGCGCCATCTACAAGCGGGAGGAAGACGGCATAGTGTTGGTGGACCAAGGGAGGTGTAGAGGCTGGAGGTTCTGCGTGTCGGCGTGTCCCTACAAGAAGGTCTACTTCAACTGGGCCACCCACAAGGCCGAGAAGTGCACATTCTGCTACCCCAGGATAGAAAACGGACTGCCCACTGTCTGCTCCGAGACCTGCGTGGGCAGGATTAGATACATAGGCGTGTTGCTCTACGACGCCGACGCTGTCAAGAAGGCCGCGTCCGAGCCCGACCCCAAGAGGCTAGTAGAGGCGCAACTCTCGGTGATATTGGACCCCGAAGACCCCGAAGTTGTGGAGAAGGCGAGGGAGGCGGGGATATGGGACGACTGGATAGACGCCGCCAAGAGGTCGCCGGTCTATAAGCTCTTCAAGAAGTGGAGAGTGGCGTTCCCGCTACATCCGGAGTACAGGACGCTCCCCATGGTCTTCTACGTCCCGCCGTTGAGCCCAGTCCTCAGGCTGGTAGAAGGCGAACTCGGCGAGGCCGCGCCAGAGGACGTATTCCCCAAGATAGACAACTTGAGGGTGCCCATTAGGTATCTCGCCAGTATGTTCGCTGCTGGCAACGAGGAGCTCATAAGGACCGCCTTGAAGAAGCTACTGGCCGTGAGGATATATATGAGGAGCGTCGAGTTGGGGAGCCCCAACGCCGACGCCCTCAAGGAGGTGGGCCTGTCCGAATCCGACGCCAAGGAGATGTACAGACTCCTCGCCATAGCCAAATACGAGGAGAGATACGTCATACCGAAGGCCCACAAGGAGTCCGCTGTCGACCCCTACAGTAAGCAGGGGATATGCGGCTACGAGCAATTCGGGGAGGCGGTCCCCGAGCTCAGGACGAGCGTCAGGATTAGGCTTAAGAAATGA
- the narJ gene encoding nitrate reductase molybdenum cofactor assembly chaperone — MRVLSVLADLLSYPNENFQRALVEAKSLLAELKPEDAELLRRFIDYVEAADPYELQELYVKTFDFSEETTLYLTYHLYGDNRERGRALAELISIYRRYGACPPTGDLPDYLPHLLKLMASAPEAAAELSHLLSKPIEKILKGLNSSPYFYLIKLIQNIIGC; from the coding sequence ATGAGGGTCCTCTCAGTCCTAGCCGACTTGTTGAGCTACCCCAATGAGAACTTCCAGAGGGCGCTCGTAGAGGCGAAGTCGCTCCTCGCCGAGCTTAAGCCAGAGGACGCTGAGCTTTTAAGGCGCTTTATTGACTACGTCGAGGCCGCCGACCCCTACGAGCTACAAGAGCTCTATGTCAAGACTTTCGACTTCTCCGAGGAGACTACGCTCTACCTCACATACCACCTCTACGGTGACAACCGCGAGAGGGGGCGCGCCCTGGCCGAACTGATATCGATATACAGGAGATACGGCGCCTGTCCGCCGACAGGAGACCTACCGGACTATTTGCCCCATCTGCTCAAACTAATGGCCTCGGCGCCGGAGGCCGCCGCAGAGCTGTCCCACCTCCTTTCCAAGCCTATCGAAAAGATCCTAAAGGGTCTCAACAGCAGTCCATATTTCTATTTAATAAAATTAATACAAAATATAATAGGCTGTTAA
- the ptsP gene encoding phosphoenolpyruvate--protein phosphotransferase — MIILGKGISIAYGIGFGKPIIKSKEKILQSFNKCPDAFTVEGELDKIKYSIQSLLENLHVYLSTREDLLDMYLEIINEIEEYVKYIINNEKLCANVALIKAMEHIIGMLSSSNSQLINFRVEDIVDIIYYLLYSLFHKDFLQQSHRHILISDYISPIEIYLSLPYGLTGLVSSHGGITSHSAIVARSLGIPYVVYPSLDDILTHISDDSIILVDGYKGIIAKIEKEEVDKYIKIEQDNKKLIQKFMNEVNAEAITLDGIRVSVLANVNTLEDARLAMSYNADGIGLLRLEFMYMNRKMPPSEDELYNILSKISQIMNKREVIVRALDAGGDKPIPYLKLHKEENPFLGLRGIRLLLREHPEILYDEVKATLRAAADGGIFGFMIPMVSSLREVMEIRKIIEDAKIELENKNIKHGEIKYGIMVEVPSIVLVLDKVARYIDFISIGTNDLTQYLMAVDRTNENVQYLYNELSISSLKFINLIKNIANKYKLELHICGEVASREEAIPILLSLDILSLSMNPLFIPKIKYIIRRLNIRQIKKRVKRILHTFNDENEPSELGRNIIKTHIPEFNTIFSLL; from the coding sequence ATGATAATATTGGGTAAAGGAATATCAATAGCATATGGTATAGGATTTGGAAAACCTATTATAAAATCTAAAGAGAAAATTTTACAATCATTTAATAAGTGTCCTGATGCATTTACTGTAGAAGGCGAACTAGATAAAATAAAATATAGTATACAGTCTCTACTTGAAAACCTGCATGTATATTTATCTACCAGAGAAGATCTACTAGATATGTATTTAGAAATTATTAATGAGATAGAGGAATACGTTAAATATATTATAAATAATGAAAAATTATGTGCTAATGTTGCTTTAATTAAGGCTATGGAACATATTATTGGTATGTTAAGTAGTTCTAATTCTCAACTTATTAATTTTAGAGTTGAAGATATAGTAGATATAATATATTATTTACTTTACTCGTTGTTTCATAAAGATTTTTTGCAACAAAGCCATCGGCATATTCTAATATCTGACTATATAAGTCCTATAGAAATATATCTTTCTCTTCCATATGGTTTAACCGGCCTTGTTTCGTCACATGGAGGCATAACTTCTCATTCAGCTATTGTGGCTAGAAGCTTAGGGATACCTTATGTCGTTTATCCAAGCCTTGATGACATCCTGACTCATATAAGTGATGACTCGATAATTTTAGTGGATGGATATAAAGGAATTATAGCAAAAATTGAAAAGGAAGAGGTTGATAAATATATAAAAATTGAACAAGATAACAAGAAACTCATTCAAAAGTTTATGAATGAAGTAAACGCAGAGGCTATTACTCTTGACGGTATAAGAGTCTCTGTTCTTGCCAATGTGAATACTCTTGAAGATGCGCGATTAGCTATGTCGTATAATGCCGACGGAATCGGACTATTACGACTAGAATTTATGTATATGAATAGAAAAATGCCGCCAAGTGAAGATGAATTATATAACATTTTATCTAAAATATCTCAGATAATGAATAAGCGAGAAGTGATAGTAAGGGCCCTCGATGCGGGCGGGGACAAGCCGATACCATATTTAAAACTGCATAAGGAAGAAAATCCATTTCTTGGACTTAGAGGGATACGGTTATTACTTAGAGAACATCCGGAAATATTATACGATGAGGTTAAGGCTACATTAAGGGCCGCTGCCGATGGAGGGATATTTGGATTTATGATACCCATGGTAAGCTCATTACGTGAAGTTATGGAGATAAGAAAAATAATAGAGGATGCAAAAATAGAACTTGAAAATAAAAATATAAAACATGGAGAAATAAAATATGGAATAATGGTTGAAGTTCCTAGTATTGTATTAGTACTTGATAAAGTTGCTAGATATATTGACTTTATAAGCATAGGAACTAATGATCTAACTCAGTATCTAATGGCTGTCGATAGGACTAATGAGAATGTTCAATATTTATATAATGAATTATCAATTTCTTCTTTAAAATTTATAAATTTAATAAAAAATATTGCTAATAAATATAAATTGGAATTACATATATGTGGAGAGGTGGCTTCAAGGGAGGAGGCAATCCCGATCTTATTATCGCTAGATATACTTAGTTTAAGTATGAATCCATTATTTATTCCAAAGATTAAATACATCATCAGGAGATTAAATATAAGACAAATTAAAAAAAGAGTCAAACGAATATTGCATACTTTTAATGATGAAAATGAGCCGAGTGAGCTCGGACGTAACATAATAAAAACACATATTCCCGAATTTAATACTATTTTTAGTTTATTATGA
- a CDS encoding HPr family phosphocarrier protein — protein sequence MKIGEFTLVNKAGLHARPATIFIKEMRKFKSNVIIEKGDKRANGKNLIEVLSLGADYGDRITIIVEGEDEEEAFKRIHDLINNELPKYDNIG from the coding sequence ATGAAGATCGGCGAATTTACATTAGTTAATAAGGCTGGCCTCCACGCGAGACCTGCTACAATATTTATTAAAGAAATGAGAAAATTTAAATCAAATGTTATAATAGAGAAAGGAGACAAGAGAGCAAATGGCAAGAATTTGATAGAGGTGTTATCATTGGGCGCTGATTATGGTGATCGAATAACTATAATAGTAGAAGGTGAAGACGAAGAAGAGGCGTTTAAAAGAATACATGACCTAATAAATAATGAGTTGCCTAAATATGATAATATTGGGTAA
- the dhaM gene encoding dihydroxyacetone kinase phosphoryl donor subunit DhaM, translated as MVGIIIFSHSKKLAEGLLEIINQMTKGSVKIEAVGGTSDASLGSDPLGLRVAIDKLASEDMILIFCDFGSTVLAAKSVIKMLPKELASRVVIADAPIVEGAFVAAVEVSAGSTPTEVLKAIKDVCNYHKI; from the coding sequence ATGGTAGGAATTATAATTTTTTCTCATAGCAAAAAACTGGCCGAAGGTTTGTTAGAAATTATAAATCAAATGACAAAGGGATCGGTAAAAATCGAGGCCGTCGGCGGCACGTCAGATGCCTCCCTAGGCTCAGACCCTCTTGGCTTAAGGGTTGCCATAGACAAATTAGCCAGCGAGGACATGATACTTATTTTTTGTGACTTCGGAAGTACTGTACTTGCAGCTAAGAGTGTCATAAAAATGTTACCCAAAGAACTAGCGAGTAGAGTGGTTATCGCTGATGCACCTATAGTTGAGGGTGCCTTCGTTGCCGCTGTTGAGGTAAGCGCTGGTTCCACGCCCACAGAAGTACTTAAGGCTATTAAGGATGTCTGTAATTACCATAAGATATGA
- the dhaL gene encoding dihydroxyacetone kinase subunit DhaL, which yields MTNCKEKLDVEDFINIINKIRIYINDNMEYLTSLDAAIGDADHGINMARGFNEVIKRLNSLNRSATDIGTILNTVGSTLLETVGGAAGPLYGMFFMNMALVASNKREVDIDTIIAMFKNGLKGVQDIGGAVPGEKTMVDALYPAINALSNSARNILDMFQRALEEAEKGMLATKDMIARKGRASYLGERSIGHQDPGATSSYLIIKAFRDYIYENCVK from the coding sequence ATGACCAATTGTAAGGAAAAATTAGATGTTGAAGACTTTATAAATATTATTAATAAAATCAGAATATACATAAACGATAATATGGAATATTTAACTTCCTTAGATGCTGCGATAGGCGATGCGGATCATGGAATAAATATGGCCAGAGGATTTAATGAAGTCATAAAACGATTAAACTCGTTAAATAGATCTGCTACCGACATAGGGACTATTCTAAATACAGTAGGATCCACATTGTTAGAAACTGTTGGCGGCGCTGCAGGTCCACTTTATGGCATGTTCTTTATGAATATGGCCCTGGTTGCATCTAATAAGAGGGAAGTTGATATTGATACTATAATAGCTATGTTTAAGAACGGGTTAAAAGGAGTACAAGACATAGGAGGTGCAGTGCCCGGAGAAAAGACAATGGTTGATGCTTTATATCCCGCCATTAATGCGCTTAGCAATTCGGCTAGAAATATTTTAGATATGTTTCAAAGGGCCTTGGAAGAGGCAGAAAAGGGTATGTTGGCTACTAAGGACATGATTGCTAGGAAGGGTCGTGCAAGTTACCTAGGGGAGAGAAGTATAGGACATCAGGATCCAGGCGCCACGAGTAGTTATCTCATAATTAAGGCTTTTCGTGATTATATATATGAAAATTGTGTTAAATAA
- the dhaK gene encoding dihydroxyacetone kinase subunit DhaK, giving the protein MIKKLINTPGEEVREMLEGMVLAFPEIIRLDPQWNNVYRTYKKFNKVALVSGGGSGHEPAHAGYVGYGMLDAAAAGATFTSPTVPQILAAIKEVATEQGVLVIIKNYSGDVMNFTSAVKMAQAQGIKSDYVIVNDDVAIPEKERRRGTTITVLVHKIAGAAAEEGRPLEEVKKVAQKVIENGRDIGVALTPCSVPAAGKYTFELSEDEIEFGIGIHGEPGVKRMKYMPSKELAKIMVDKIVEDLRLQKGDEIALVVQGTGGTPYMEKFVFYRDVRRYVESLGLKIFTSWIGEFMTSLEMQGARVAMLKLDEELKRYLMAPAHTIAIRVPGPVVS; this is encoded by the coding sequence ATGATCAAAAAGCTGATAAATACTCCCGGCGAAGAGGTTAGAGAAATGCTTGAAGGAATGGTACTTGCATTTCCTGAAATTATTAGGCTTGATCCACAATGGAATAATGTATATAGAACTTATAAGAAATTTAACAAGGTGGCGCTGGTTTCCGGAGGAGGTAGCGGTCATGAACCGGCCCATGCTGGATATGTAGGTTACGGCATGTTGGACGCTGCGGCTGCTGGTGCTACCTTTACTTCACCTACTGTGCCTCAGATACTGGCTGCAATAAAAGAAGTGGCAACAGAACAAGGTGTACTTGTAATTATAAAGAATTATTCAGGAGATGTTATGAATTTTACATCAGCTGTAAAGATGGCGCAAGCTCAAGGAATTAAATCAGATTATGTTATTGTCAATGATGATGTAGCAATACCTGAGAAGGAAAGAAGAAGAGGAACAACTATAACAGTATTAGTCCACAAAATAGCAGGTGCAGCCGCTGAGGAGGGACGACCTTTAGAAGAGGTCAAAAAGGTTGCACAGAAGGTAATAGAGAACGGCAGAGATATAGGTGTAGCGCTGACTCCTTGTAGCGTGCCAGCCGCAGGTAAGTATACATTCGAGTTAAGTGAGGATGAGATAGAATTTGGTATAGGGATTCATGGCGAGCCTGGTGTAAAAAGGATGAAATATATGCCCTCGAAGGAATTAGCAAAAATCATGGTCGATAAAATAGTGGAAGATCTTAGATTACAGAAAGGAGATGAAATAGCATTAGTAGTTCAGGGAACAGGCGGGACTCCATATATGGAAAAGTTTGTATTCTATAGAGATGTTAGAAGGTATGTGGAATCTCTTGGGCTCAAGATATTTACAAGTTGGATAGGTGAATTTATGACCTCTCTAGAGATGCAAGGCGCTAGAGTTGCAATGCTTAAACTTGACGAGGAGCTAAAGAGGTATCTAATGGCTCCGGCACACACCATAGCAATCAGAGTGCCTGGGCCTGTGGTTTCTTAG
- a CDS encoding MIP/aquaporin family protein, whose amino-acid sequence MSIQNPYLGEFIGTMMLILFGDGVVANVVLNKSKGQGGGWIVITAGWAFAVMVGVASAILFGSPWASINPAVTLALAIDNKLPWSMVPGFIIAEIAGAFVGAILVYITYINHFRATEDSTAKLAVFSTIPAIRNLPLNFVTEVIGTFALVAGVYAVTAEPIAKYIPGAISVAFLVWGIGLSLGGPTGYAINPARDLGPRLAHAVLLRGEKSDWTYGLTVPIFGPIVGAIIAALLFL is encoded by the coding sequence ATGTCGATACAAAATCCATATCTGGGTGAATTCATTGGTACTATGATGTTAATACTTTTTGGAGATGGAGTAGTGGCTAACGTAGTCCTCAATAAATCCAAAGGCCAAGGAGGTGGGTGGATTGTTATTACTGCGGGTTGGGCTTTTGCCGTAATGGTAGGAGTCGCTTCTGCTATTCTGTTCGGTTCTCCTTGGGCTTCTATAAATCCTGCTGTTACGTTGGCGCTTGCAATAGACAATAAACTGCCTTGGAGTATGGTACCTGGCTTTATTATAGCCGAAATCGCCGGCGCCTTTGTAGGGGCTATCCTTGTTTATATAACATATATAAATCACTTCAGAGCAACTGAAGATTCCACAGCTAAGTTGGCAGTATTTTCAACAATCCCAGCAATTAGAAACTTGCCCTTAAACTTCGTCACTGAGGTCATAGGGACTTTCGCTCTTGTTGCCGGTGTATATGCGGTCACTGCGGAGCCCATCGCTAAGTACATACCTGGAGCTATATCTGTTGCATTTCTTGTCTGGGGCATTGGCTTAAGCCTTGGCGGTCCCACGGGTTATGCGATAAATCCAGCGAGAGACCTCGGACCAAGATTAGCCCATGCCGTACTGCTCAGAGGAGAGAAGTCCGATTGGACTTATGGCTTAACGGTGCCCATATTCGGCCCGATAGTCGGTGCAATCATAGCCGCATTGTTATTTCTCTGA
- the glpK gene encoding glycerol kinase GlpK, with amino-acid sequence MSEKRYVLSIDQGTTGTRAAIFDQSGTMVGYAYHEHTQIYPKPGWVEHNPIEIWEKTKLVIKEVLEFTKVNPKEIAAIGVTNQRETTVIWDPRNGTPVYNAIVWQDRRTSPMVDYLKQHYLSTIQEKTGLVPDAYFSATKIWWLLDNVPGLRDKAKKGEVIFGTIDTWIIWNLTRGNKDVLTPEKFGAHITDYSNASRTMLFNIHKLDWDDELLEIEGKIPRDILPLPRPSSDKKIYGYTGPEVSQLLNGVSIPVCGDAGDQQAALFGQAGFDIGEVKSTYGTGNFILMNIGDKPIKSKTNLLTTVYYSTEEGRAVYALEGSIFITGAAVQWFRDGLKAIEISDEIEPLAQSTNDTGGVYFVPAFVGLGAPYWDQYARGLIIGITRGTQRRHIARAILESIAYLTRDVLEAMMQDAGMKIPRIKVDGGATKNNFLMQFQADITGIEVWRPVVLETTALGAGYLAGLAVGLWRDLNDVRRNWKLERVFTPKMDEKTRERLYSGWKAAVKRALGWAKEVPWAYGLEEQ; translated from the coding sequence ATGAGCGAAAAAAGATATGTATTATCAATAGATCAAGGAACTACAGGCACAAGGGCGGCTATATTTGATCAGAGTGGGACTATGGTAGGTTATGCATACCATGAACATACACAAATCTATCCGAAACCAGGTTGGGTTGAGCATAATCCTATAGAGATTTGGGAGAAGACAAAGTTAGTTATTAAAGAGGTACTTGAATTTACTAAGGTAAATCCTAAAGAAATCGCCGCAATAGGTGTTACTAATCAACGTGAAACTACAGTAATATGGGATCCAAGGAATGGCACACCTGTATATAACGCTATAGTTTGGCAAGATAGGAGAACGTCGCCGATGGTTGATTATCTTAAGCAACACTATCTATCTACCATCCAAGAAAAAACAGGACTGGTTCCGGACGCGTACTTCTCCGCTACAAAGATATGGTGGCTATTGGACAACGTGCCCGGTCTTAGGGATAAGGCCAAGAAGGGTGAAGTTATATTTGGGACGATTGATACGTGGATTATCTGGAATTTAACGAGAGGTAATAAGGACGTGTTAACCCCCGAGAAGTTTGGTGCTCATATTACGGATTACAGCAATGCGTCGAGAACCATGTTGTTTAACATACATAAACTCGATTGGGATGATGAGCTTTTAGAGATCGAAGGAAAAATACCCAGAGACATACTTCCCTTACCAAGACCGTCAAGTGATAAGAAGATATATGGATATACTGGGCCCGAGGTATCCCAGTTGCTTAATGGCGTGAGTATTCCTGTTTGTGGCGATGCTGGCGATCAACAGGCTGCATTATTCGGACAAGCTGGATTTGATATTGGGGAAGTTAAGTCCACATATGGAACAGGTAACTTTATACTGATGAACATAGGCGATAAGCCGATAAAATCTAAGACTAATCTGCTAACTACAGTCTATTACTCTACGGAGGAGGGTAGGGCCGTGTACGCACTTGAGGGTAGTATCTTCATCACAGGGGCCGCAGTGCAGTGGTTTAGGGACGGGCTTAAGGCGATTGAGATCTCCGATGAAATAGAGCCGCTTGCACAAAGTACCAATGATACTGGCGGCGTGTATTTTGTACCCGCGTTCGTCGGCCTGGGCGCACCCTATTGGGATCAATACGCTAGGGGTCTGATAATAGGCATCACCCGTGGTACTCAGAGGAGACATATAGCCAGAGCGATCCTAGAATCTATAGCGTATCTAACTAGAGATGTGCTTGAAGCCATGATGCAAGATGCTGGCATGAAAATCCCGCGGATAAAAGTGGATGGCGGTGCAACTAAGAACAACTTCCTGATGCAGTTCCAAGCCGACATAACGGGCATAGAAGTATGGAGACCGGTTGTACTTGAAACTACGGCGCTTGGGGCGGGCTATCTAGCAGGCCTCGCAGTAGGCCTATGGAGAGATCTCAACGACGTTAGACGCAACTGGAAGCTCGAAAGGGTGTTTACTCCTAAGATGGACGAGAAAACTAGGGAGAGACTTTACAGCGGATGGAAGGCCGCTGTCAAGAGAGCATTAGGATGGGCCAAGGAAGTCCCTTGGGCTTACGGGCTAGAGGAACAGTAA
- a CDS encoding FAD-dependent oxidoreductase — MATKSSSFDVIIIGGGATGLWSALDLALRGAKVLVLERNFIGSGTSGKFHGLLHSGARYVVTDPKSARECIEENTILSRIIPHTIEDTSGYFVSITKEDEEYKEKFIDGLKKSGIPYEEVPVGEALKEEPKLSREVKTVIEVPDKVIFGLDTLVTIEVAAYNYGALFLENNEVIEIREANDVLEIKTYDKISGETHTFKSSVVINAAGPWAHKVAKAAGIKVDMMPTAGTMVMLARRLTRRVINRMRVPSDGDILVPYDNVSIMGTTAFVVEDPDNVSIPESDIEFLIDEGATMVPELKKLPIITSYISIRPLVKFEESGKHDMKAERLATRDFQIHIHERPKNFISVVGGKFTTARLMGEKIGDVVAEILGINKSSKTRETRLTEYKLDELSKNINIDKDILNRVLSIIYNGMDYGRSKILNYVLVQYYIQKNIRNLIWN, encoded by the coding sequence ATGGCAACAAAATCCTCGTCTTTTGACGTAATTATTATAGGGGGTGGAGCAACTGGGCTTTGGTCCGCCCTCGATCTAGCCTTAAGAGGCGCCAAGGTGTTAGTCTTAGAGCGGAATTTCATAGGTAGCGGAACCAGCGGGAAATTCCATGGATTACTACACAGCGGCGCGAGATATGTAGTAACAGATCCTAAATCTGCCAGGGAATGTATAGAAGAGAATACGATATTAAGTAGAATCATACCGCATACAATTGAAGATACGAGTGGCTATTTTGTCTCTATAACAAAAGAGGATGAGGAATACAAAGAAAAATTCATAGACGGTTTAAAAAAGTCTGGCATACCTTATGAAGAGGTGCCAGTCGGCGAGGCTTTAAAGGAGGAACCCAAACTGAGCCGAGAAGTCAAGACTGTTATAGAAGTCCCTGACAAAGTCATTTTCGGACTAGATACCTTAGTAACAATAGAAGTAGCTGCATACAATTACGGCGCGCTGTTCCTAGAGAATAATGAAGTTATAGAGATAAGGGAGGCCAATGATGTTCTCGAGATAAAAACATATGATAAGATCAGCGGAGAGACTCACACGTTCAAGTCTAGCGTTGTAATTAACGCGGCAGGTCCATGGGCGCACAAAGTAGCAAAGGCGGCAGGTATTAAGGTCGACATGATGCCGACAGCAGGAACTATGGTGATGCTGGCCAGGAGACTTACCAGACGTGTTATAAATCGTATGAGGGTGCCATCAGATGGGGATATACTAGTACCCTATGACAACGTGTCCATAATGGGCACCACCGCGTTTGTGGTGGAAGATCCTGATAATGTTAGCATACCTGAATCAGATATTGAGTTTTTGATAGATGAGGGGGCTACTATGGTACCTGAATTGAAAAAGTTACCAATTATAACTAGTTATATAAGCATTAGACCATTAGTTAAGTTCGAAGAATCGGGGAAACACGACATGAAGGCAGAACGATTGGCGACTAGGGATTTCCAGATACACATACATGAGCGTCCCAAAAACTTCATCTCAGTAGTAGGTGGAAAATTTACCACAGCCAGACTCATGGGTGAAAAGATTGGCGATGTTGTGGCCGAGATATTGGGTATAAATAAGTCAAGCAAAACAAGAGAAACAAGACTGACAGAATATAAATTAGATGAACTAAGTAAGAATATAAATATAGATAAAGATATATTAAATAGAGTTTTGTCGATAATATATAATGGTATGGACTACGGAAGAAGTAAGATACTGAATTATGTACTTGTGCAGTACTATATACAAAAGAATATTAGAAATTTAATATGGAACTGA
- a CDS encoding SRPBCC domain-containing protein, with translation MELKGIIDVNKDLKHCIDKISNLSHVIPCLPNLINYEIINSNSAKARFRAELKGLPPFLSYLSRITANVIINIDDIDYSNHIVIYSFSGDAAGLKYTGTINLHLKDNNKATLIEWSASVDLGKIASMLSKFVNIDYIINNIVTDTVNSFKKCIES, from the coding sequence ATGGAACTGAAAGGTATTATTGATGTAAATAAAGATCTAAAACATTGTATCGACAAAATTTCTAATTTATCTCATGTAATACCATGTTTACCTAATCTAATAAATTATGAAATTATAAATAGTAATTCCGCCAAGGCCCGTTTCAGGGCGGAACTGAAAGGGTTACCACCTTTCCTTTCATACTTGTCCCGAATTACTGCTAATGTCATAATTAATATTGATGATATTGATTATAGTAATCACATAGTTATCTATTCATTTAGTGGAGATGCCGCTGGTCTAAAATATACAGGTACTATAAATCTTCATCTAAAGGATAATAACAAAGCAACTTTAATAGAATGGTCAGCGTCAGTTGATCTTGGAAAAATAGCATCAATGTTATCAAAATTTGTAAATATAGATTATATTATAAACAATATTGTTACTGATACAGTTAATTCATTTAAAAAATGTATAGAATCCTAA
- a CDS encoding DUF488 domain-containing protein, with product MIKIKRVYEEPSPDDGVRVLVDRLWPRGLSRERAKVDYWLKEVAPSDELRRWFGHDPERWEEFKERYWRELDSKREAVEELVALVRSNAVVTLLYAARDRERNNAVALREYLKARYSL from the coding sequence GTGATCAAGATCAAAAGGGTCTACGAGGAGCCGAGCCCCGACGACGGCGTGAGGGTCCTCGTCGACAGGCTGTGGCCTAGAGGTCTGAGCAGAGAGCGGGCTAAGGTGGACTACTGGCTCAAGGAGGTGGCGCCCAGCGACGAGTTGAGGCGGTGGTTCGGACACGACCCCGAGAGGTGGGAGGAGTTCAAGGAGAGGTACTGGCGGGAGCTGGACTCAAAGAGGGAGGCCGTGGAGGAGCTAGTAGCCTTGGTCAGATCCAACGCCGTGGTCACCCTACTCTATGCGGCTAGAGACCGCGAGAGGAACAACGCGGTGGCGTTGAGAGAATACCTAAAGGCCAGATATAGCCTTTAG